From a single Collimonas pratensis genomic region:
- a CDS encoding EAL domain-containing protein: MGLAITLGLFVSVRHLEYEKMDAEFRRLGSGHLKAVVDGLDGLVHELETVNRLFVTMDGVSREQFHNFTAPMLRRAPYIKSLGFQRLVSAAQRPAYEAEMRKHLPNFTIRQLSDGKPEPAAGHEQYRVVEYIEPMEGNEAAFALDVSSSTIQAEAVARARDTGQAASTDLFELKANKDGSKLAMLVLMPVYQHGAVLDSVDDRRRALVGFTSAALRADAFVNNVLARDGVQAREDFYLRVYASATPQAGTLVYRQGSQLASSSASRWLPAWLLYDAPQDMSQTFELAGKSWYIEASAPPRVFTKKNAGSILVLILGSLLSWMGATYLYFLSTRSKRIEQLVDARTQQVRLATQMMKEDIVARKRAEDALQLRERAIESSANAIIISSAKLPDYLVEYVNPAFERITGYSASDMIGRNLEVLQGNDHDQIGLEEIRSALREKRSANAVFRSYRKDGTLFWNELYVAPVKDSSGRVSHFVTSLYDITEMKSYEAELEHQARHDTLTGLANRNVLSDRLSQAIVYGELYGHRVWVLFVDLDRFKFVNDTLGHNAGDLLLKEVAGRLKSFTREADTIARLGSDEFVLILPERLDEELSVGLIQGMMDAIARPLQIEGYDFFLSCSIGVAVYPNDGADPESLLKHADIAMYRAKEMGNNNYQFYTAAMNERALERLRIEGDLRNALERKELLLYYQPQVDLRTGRMVGMEALIRWKHPQLGMISPTRFINLAEETGLIVQMGAWVMHTACEQNKAWQRMGLGYLRMSVNLSTRQFFQQNLVQQVAKVLEETGLAPHYLEIELTESLVMTDVELAVGILNDLKSIGVQLSIDDFGTGYSSLAYLKSFPIDALKIDQSFVRDITVDQDDAAIVASIISLAHNLRLQVIAEGVETQEQLSYLQRHRCDEMQGFYFSEPVSAADIEILLREGKVLP, from the coding sequence TTGGGTCTGGCCATTACGCTCGGCTTGTTTGTCTCGGTGCGCCATCTTGAATACGAGAAAATGGATGCCGAATTCCGGCGCCTGGGCAGCGGCCACCTCAAGGCCGTGGTCGACGGTCTCGATGGCCTGGTGCATGAGCTGGAAACGGTGAACCGCCTGTTTGTCACGATGGATGGGGTCAGCCGCGAGCAATTCCACAATTTCACGGCGCCGATGCTGCGCCGTGCCCCTTATATCAAGTCGCTCGGTTTCCAGCGCCTGGTGTCGGCGGCGCAACGGCCGGCCTATGAGGCCGAAATGCGCAAGCATCTTCCCAATTTCACGATTCGCCAGCTGAGCGACGGCAAGCCTGAGCCGGCCGCCGGCCATGAGCAATACCGTGTGGTGGAATATATCGAACCGATGGAAGGCAACGAAGCGGCGTTTGCCCTGGATGTGTCGTCCAGCACGATCCAGGCGGAAGCAGTGGCGCGTGCGCGCGACACCGGCCAGGCGGCTTCCACCGATCTGTTCGAGTTAAAGGCAAACAAGGACGGCAGCAAGCTGGCGATGCTGGTGCTGATGCCGGTGTACCAGCATGGCGCCGTGCTGGACAGCGTTGACGACCGGCGCCGCGCCCTGGTCGGCTTCACCAGCGCAGCGCTGCGGGCCGACGCTTTTGTCAATAATGTGCTGGCGCGCGACGGCGTCCAGGCGCGCGAGGATTTTTATCTGCGCGTCTATGCTAGCGCCACGCCGCAAGCGGGCACGCTGGTGTATCGCCAGGGTAGCCAGCTGGCGTCGTCCAGCGCCAGCCGCTGGCTGCCGGCCTGGCTGCTGTACGATGCGCCGCAAGACATGTCGCAGACCTTCGAGCTGGCAGGCAAGTCCTGGTACATCGAGGCCTCGGCGCCGCCGCGCGTGTTCACCAAGAAAAACGCCGGCTCGATCCTGGTGCTGATCCTGGGCAGCCTGCTTAGCTGGATGGGCGCCACCTACCTGTATTTCCTGTCGACGCGTTCGAAGCGGATCGAACAGCTGGTCGATGCCCGCACCCAGCAGGTGCGGCTGGCGACGCAGATGATGAAAGAAGACATTGTCGCGCGCAAACGCGCCGAGGACGCCTTGCAGCTGCGCGAGCGCGCCATCGAATCGAGCGCCAATGCAATCATCATTTCCAGCGCCAAGCTGCCCGACTATCTGGTGGAGTATGTCAATCCTGCCTTCGAGCGGATTACCGGCTACAGCGCCAGCGACATGATCGGCCGCAACCTGGAAGTCTTGCAGGGCAACGACCACGACCAGATCGGCCTGGAAGAAATCCGTTCCGCCCTGCGCGAGAAACGCAGCGCCAATGCGGTATTCCGCAGCTACCGCAAGGACGGCACCTTGTTCTGGAATGAGCTGTACGTGGCGCCGGTGAAAGACAGCTCCGGCCGGGTCAGCCATTTCGTCACTTCCTTGTACGACATCACCGAGATGAAGAGTTACGAGGCGGAGCTGGAACACCAGGCGCGCCACGACACCTTGACCGGTCTGGCCAACCGCAACGTGCTGAGCGACCGCCTGAGCCAGGCGATCGTCTACGGCGAGCTGTACGGCCACCGGGTCTGGGTGCTGTTCGTCGACCTCGACCGCTTCAAGTTCGTCAACGATACCCTCGGCCACAATGCTGGCGATCTGTTGCTGAAAGAAGTCGCCGGCCGGCTTAAATCCTTCACGCGCGAAGCCGATACCATCGCCCGCCTTGGCAGCGACGAGTTTGTCCTGATCCTGCCGGAACGTCTCGACGAAGAGCTCAGTGTCGGCCTGATCCAGGGCATGATGGACGCCATTGCACGGCCGCTGCAGATCGAAGGCTACGACTTTTTCCTGAGCTGCAGCATCGGCGTTGCGGTGTATCCGAACGACGGCGCCGATCCGGAAAGCCTGCTCAAGCATGCCGACATCGCCATGTACCGCGCCAAGGAAATGGGCAACAACAATTACCAGTTCTATACCGCGGCGATGAACGAGCGGGCGCTGGAGCGTCTGCGCATCGAGGGCGATTTGCGCAATGCGCTGGAGCGCAAGGAACTGCTGCTCTACTACCAGCCGCAAGTCGACCTGCGCACCGGCCGCATGGTCGGCATGGAAGCGCTGATTCGCTGGAAGCATCCGCAGCTCGGCATGATTTCCCCGACCCGCTTCATCAACCTGGCGGAAGAAACCGGCCTGATCGTGCAGATGGGGGCCTGGGTCATGCATACCGCCTGCGAGCAGAACAAGGCATGGCAGCGCATGGGGCTCGGCTATCTGCGTATGTCCGTCAATCTGTCGACCCGCCAGTTCTTCCAGCAGAACCTGGTGCAGCAGGTGGCCAAGGTGCTGGAAGAGACGGGGCTGGCGCCGCACTACCTGGAAATCGAGCTGACGGAAAGCCTGGTGATGACCGACGTCGAACTGGCGGTCGGCATCCTCAACGATTTGAAATCGATAGGCGTGCAATTGTCGATCGACGATTTCGGCACCGGTTATTCCAGCCTGGCTTACCTCAAGAGTTTTCCTATCGACGCCCTCAAGATCGACCAGTCGTTCGTGCGCGATATCACGGTCGACCAGGACGACGCTGCCATCGTTGCCTCGATCATTTCCCTGGCGCACAACCTGCGCCTGCAGGTGATCGCGGAGGGCGTGGAAACCCAGGAACAGCTGTCCTACCTGCAGCGCCATCGCTGCGATGAAATGCAGGGTTTCTATTTCAGCGAACCGGTCTCGGCGGCCGATATCGAAATACTCCTGCGTGAAGGAAAAGTATTACCATAG
- a CDS encoding DUF3579 domain-containing protein gives MADIIPSPDAPAKEFFIQGITSDGRQFRPSDWAERLCGVMSCFRPEGAGGRNAHLQYSPYVRPVLLNGVRSVVVNEELRQIEPLAYHFVVNFAKDNDLQILQGCLLPDADAPKST, from the coding sequence ATGGCTGATATCATTCCATCTCCTGACGCGCCCGCCAAAGAATTTTTCATCCAAGGCATCACCAGCGATGGCCGGCAGTTCCGCCCCAGCGATTGGGCGGAGCGCCTGTGCGGCGTCATGTCCTGCTTTCGCCCGGAAGGCGCGGGCGGACGCAACGCGCATCTGCAATACTCGCCTTATGTCCGGCCGGTCCTGCTGAACGGCGTACGCTCAGTGGTCGTCAATGAAGAGCTGCGGCAAATTGAGCCGCTGGCCTATCATTTTGTAGTCAATTTTGCCAAGGACAACGATCTGCAGATCCTGCAGGGTTGCTTGCTGCCTGACGCGGACGCGCCGAAATCCACCTGA
- a CDS encoding CobD/CbiB family protein, which yields MTFLSILFALLIEQLKPLRADNPVYAWVKHFASKIEASFNAGQARQGRLGWFCVILALTVPTALIYWLCVHIGAWAALLWNILIVYLTLGFRHYSHYFSSIQLALNSGDDATARTLLAEWAKIDTTDMDVSEISRIAVEKALITTHRHVFGVFFWFLMPVGPACAVMYRLAEYLARGWNEPDHMRNENFGRFAAQAFYWIDWIPARMTAAAFAVVGNFEDAIYAWRNFAGRWNNETDGIILSTGGGAMGVLLGTPLETAAVILPADASTVDSTALDGDSPPGDVPTPRALQSAVGLVWRALLLWMFLLLLLSVAVWLG from the coding sequence ATGACATTTCTCTCTATTCTGTTTGCATTGCTGATCGAGCAACTCAAGCCGCTGCGTGCGGATAATCCCGTGTATGCCTGGGTGAAGCATTTCGCAAGCAAGATAGAAGCTTCATTCAATGCCGGCCAGGCGCGCCAGGGCCGCCTGGGCTGGTTCTGCGTGATCCTGGCGCTGACCGTGCCGACCGCGCTGATCTATTGGCTGTGCGTGCATATCGGCGCCTGGGCGGCGCTGCTGTGGAATATCCTGATTGTCTATCTGACCCTGGGCTTTCGTCACTACAGCCATTACTTCAGTTCGATCCAGCTGGCGCTCAACAGCGGCGACGACGCCACCGCGCGCACCCTGCTGGCGGAGTGGGCCAAGATCGACACTACCGACATGGATGTCAGCGAGATTTCCCGCATCGCGGTGGAAAAGGCGCTGATCACTACCCACCGCCACGTGTTCGGCGTGTTTTTCTGGTTCCTGATGCCGGTCGGCCCGGCCTGTGCTGTCATGTACCGCCTCGCGGAATACCTGGCGCGCGGCTGGAACGAGCCCGACCATATGCGCAATGAAAACTTCGGCCGTTTTGCGGCGCAAGCCTTTTACTGGATAGACTGGATCCCGGCGCGCATGACGGCGGCGGCGTTTGCCGTGGTCGGCAACTTCGAAGACGCCATTTACGCCTGGCGCAATTTTGCAGGACGCTGGAACAACGAAACCGACGGCATCATCCTTTCCACCGGCGGCGGCGCCATGGGAGTGCTGCTCGGTACGCCACTGGAAACCGCTGCGGTGATTTTGCCGGCGGACGCCTCGACGGTTGACTCCACCGCGCTGGACGGCGATAGCCCGCCCGGCGACGTGCCGACGCCGCGTGCGTTGCAAAGCGCGGTGGGACTGGTATGGCGCGCCCTGTTGCTGTGGATGTTCTTGCTGCTGCTGTTGTCAGTCGCCGTCTGGCTAGGTTAA
- a CDS encoding CoA pyrophosphatase, with amino-acid sequence MVKLTFDPLMLPVDAVAGESALAPDRMNAAWLRKRFAHQPEWHPENMDSQAILRMSPGKPVTPASVLIPIVMHEEQPTLLFTQRSAHLTDHPGQVSFPGGRMEQSDASPVETALREAEEEIGLARSQVEVIGSLPEYFTGTGYRVTPVVCLVNPPVNLRADPNEVAEIFEVPLAFLMDGLNHQLRSIDLPDGYRRTFYAMPYERFFIWGATAAMLRNLFHFLRA; translated from the coding sequence TTGGTTAAATTGACTTTCGATCCCCTGATGCTGCCGGTCGATGCTGTCGCCGGCGAGTCTGCGCTGGCGCCGGACAGGATGAATGCGGCATGGCTGCGCAAGCGTTTTGCGCACCAGCCGGAATGGCATCCCGAGAACATGGATAGCCAGGCCATCCTGCGCATGTCGCCTGGCAAGCCGGTGACGCCAGCCTCGGTGCTGATTCCCATCGTCATGCACGAAGAGCAGCCGACCTTGCTGTTTACCCAGCGCTCCGCGCATCTGACCGATCACCCGGGCCAGGTGAGTTTTCCGGGCGGGCGCATGGAGCAGAGCGACGCCTCGCCGGTAGAGACCGCCTTGCGCGAAGCGGAAGAGGAAATCGGCCTGGCGCGCAGCCAGGTTGAGGTGATCGGCAGCCTGCCGGAATATTTTACCGGCACCGGCTATCGCGTCACGCCAGTGGTGTGCCTGGTCAATCCGCCAGTGAACTTGCGTGCAGATCCGAATGAAGTGGCGGAAATCTTCGAGGTGCCGCTGGCCTTCCTGATGGATGGGCTGAATCACCAATTGCGCAGCATCGATCTGCCTGACGGCTATCGCCGCACGTTTTATGCAATGCCTTACGAGCGCTTCTTCATCTGGGGCGCGACTGCCGCCATGCTGAGGAACCTGTTTCACTTTCTGCGCGCCTAG
- the rplS gene encoding 50S ribosomal protein L19, whose product MDLIQQLEQEEIARLAKNIPEFAPGDTVIVSVNVVEGTRKRAQAYEGVVISRRNRGLNSNFIVRKISSGEGVERTFQLYSPLIASIEVKRRGDVRRAKLYYLRERSGKSARIKEKLPQRRNTAKAAPAAE is encoded by the coding sequence ATGGACTTGATCCAACAACTTGAGCAAGAAGAAATTGCTCGCCTTGCCAAAAATATCCCTGAATTCGCACCAGGCGATACTGTCATCGTCAGCGTTAACGTAGTCGAAGGTACGCGCAAGCGTGCTCAGGCTTACGAAGGCGTCGTGATTTCGCGTCGTAACCGTGGTTTGAACTCCAACTTCATCGTCCGTAAGATTTCTTCGGGTGAAGGCGTTGAGCGTACATTCCAACTGTACTCGCCATTGATCGCTTCGATCGAAGTCAAGCGCCGCGGCGATGTCCGTCGCGCCAAACTGTACTACCTGCGTGAGCGTTCCGGTAAATCGGCACGTATCAAGGAAAAACTGCCACAACGTCGCAACACTGCAAAGGCTGCACCAGCAGCTGAGTAA
- the trmD gene encoding tRNA (guanosine(37)-N1)-methyltransferase TrmD yields the protein MQFDVVTLFPEMFAALTQSGVTRRAFEQKRCELALWNPRDFTTDNHRTVDDRPYGGGPGMVMMAKPLEAALQAAKARQLQQSLPAPRVIYLSPQGQPLTHQRVMELRGEAGLVLLCGRYEAVDQRLLDRCVDEEISLGDFVLSGGELPAMALMDAVIRQLPGVLNDGASAVEDSFVNGLLDCPHYTRPEQYEGMPVPPVLMGGHHAEIEKWRRQQMLSATARKRPDLIQKIRAAGLLSAADEKFLRNMA from the coding sequence ATGCAATTCGATGTCGTCACTCTGTTTCCCGAAATGTTTGCTGCATTGACGCAGTCGGGCGTGACCCGGCGTGCGTTTGAACAGAAAAGATGTGAGCTGGCTTTGTGGAATCCGCGCGATTTCACGACCGACAATCATCGTACCGTGGACGACCGGCCTTATGGCGGCGGACCCGGCATGGTGATGATGGCAAAGCCGCTGGAAGCCGCGCTGCAGGCAGCCAAGGCGCGCCAGCTGCAGCAAAGCCTGCCGGCGCCAAGGGTGATCTACCTGTCGCCGCAAGGCCAGCCATTGACCCATCAGCGCGTCATGGAGTTGCGCGGCGAGGCGGGCCTGGTATTGCTGTGCGGCCGTTATGAAGCGGTCGACCAGCGCTTGCTGGACCGTTGCGTGGATGAGGAAATCAGCCTCGGCGATTTCGTCCTCTCGGGCGGCGAGTTGCCGGCGATGGCCTTGATGGATGCGGTAATTCGCCAGTTGCCGGGCGTATTGAATGACGGCGCATCGGCGGTCGAAGACAGTTTTGTCAACGGTTTGCTGGATTGTCCGCACTACACTCGACCGGAGCAGTATGAAGGCATGCCGGTGCCGCCGGTACTGATGGGCGGTCACCATGCCGAGATTGAAAAATGGCGGCGCCAGCAAATGCTGTCGGCAACCGCCAGGAAGCGCCCGGATCTGATTCAAAAGATACGCGCGGCCGGCTTGCTCAGCGCAGCCGATGAAAAATTTTTACGGAATATGGCTTGA
- the rimM gene encoding ribosome maturation factor RimM (Essential for efficient processing of 16S rRNA) — protein sequence MSALAELSTTAQTGAAIPSDLVVVGYITGAYGINGWVRIKPYSADADALLNAKTWWLGRQNSPELRDVDMLQAKNHSGDIVARLMGVAGRDAAEAMKGTVVHIPRSHFPALADDEFYWVDLIGSVVENLQGEHLGVVADMMDNGAHPILRITVPAVEGQDKAAPELLIPFVEQFVKTVDQAAKKITVDWGLDY from the coding sequence TTGAGCGCGTTAGCTGAATTGTCGACCACAGCACAAACCGGGGCAGCAATACCTTCGGATCTGGTGGTGGTCGGTTATATCACCGGCGCTTACGGTATCAACGGCTGGGTGCGGATCAAACCGTATTCGGCGGATGCTGATGCGTTGTTGAATGCCAAGACATGGTGGCTGGGCCGGCAGAATTCGCCGGAATTGCGCGATGTCGACATGCTGCAGGCGAAAAACCACAGTGGCGACATTGTGGCGCGCCTGATGGGCGTGGCAGGGCGCGATGCGGCTGAAGCCATGAAGGGCACCGTGGTGCATATCCCGCGCAGCCATTTCCCGGCGCTCGCTGACGATGAATTCTATTGGGTCGATCTGATCGGCTCGGTGGTTGAGAATCTGCAGGGCGAACATCTGGGTGTGGTGGCCGACATGATGGACAACGGGGCGCATCCGATACTTCGGATTACCGTACCCGCGGTCGAAGGTCAGGACAAGGCAGCGCCGGAATTATTGATCCCCTTCGTTGAGCAGTTCGTCAAGACGGTGGATCAGGCCGCAAAGAAAATCACGGTTGACTGGGGCTTGGATTATTAA
- the rpsP gene encoding 30S ribosomal protein S16, translating into MVVIRLSRGGAKKRPFYNIVATDSRNRRDGRFIERIGFYNPVASGAEETFRIAQDRLTHWQGVGAQMSPTVARLVADAAKKTAA; encoded by the coding sequence ATGGTCGTTATTCGTTTATCCCGTGGTGGCGCAAAGAAGCGTCCTTTTTACAACATCGTAGCTACTGATTCGCGCAATCGCCGTGACGGTCGCTTCATCGAGCGCATCGGTTTTTACAATCCGGTAGCGTCTGGTGCTGAAGAGACTTTCCGTATTGCTCAGGACCGCCTGACGCATTGGCAAGGTGTTGGCGCGCAAATGTCGCCGACCGTTGCTCGCCTGGTTGCTGACGCTGCCAAGAAAACTGCAGCTTAA
- a CDS encoding NINE protein: protein MTSSHKNKTLTTFLATVFGSIGLHRFYLKGSSDIWGWLHFASLPISLLAYCLWGKDQQVAFLFGPLIVSGLIAFLESLIIGLTPDEKWDAKYNANSGHQSDSSWFVVLLVVLTLGIGAIGLIGAIARTFDLLYTGGAYG, encoded by the coding sequence ATGACATCCAGCCACAAGAACAAGACACTCACCACTTTCCTCGCCACCGTATTCGGCAGTATCGGTCTGCACCGGTTTTACCTGAAGGGATCCAGCGATATCTGGGGCTGGCTGCATTTTGCTTCCTTGCCAATTTCCTTGCTGGCTTATTGCTTATGGGGCAAGGATCAGCAAGTTGCCTTTCTGTTCGGACCATTGATCGTTTCTGGATTAATTGCCTTTCTGGAATCGCTGATCATCGGCCTCACCCCGGATGAGAAGTGGGACGCCAAATACAACGCCAATTCCGGCCATCAGTCCGATTCCAGCTGGTTTGTAGTCCTGCTGGTGGTGCTGACCCTGGGCATAGGCGCGATCGGCCTGATCGGCGCGATTGCGCGCACCTTCGACCTGCTGTACACCGGCGGCGCCTACGGCTGA
- a CDS encoding acyl-CoA dehydrogenase codes for MSYVAPLKDMLFVLNELAGLEQVSTLPGCEDATPETVEAVLQENAKFCSEVVAPLNRSGDQEPSYWHDGEVTTSKGFKEAFKAFAEAGWQGVQHPVEFGGQGLPKLVATPCIEMLNAANLSFALCPLLSDGAIEALLTAGSDEQKRIYLENLVSGKWTGTMNLTEPQAGSDLALVRTRAVPQDDGTFKISGTKIFITYGEHDMAENIVHLVLARTPNAPEGVKGISLFIVPKFMVNADGTPGARNDVHCVSLEHKLGIKASPTAVLQFGDHGGAVGTLVGQENRGLEYMFIMMNAARFAVGLQGISVAERAYQKAVAYAKDRVQSRDLAGSAGAVTIIHQPDVRRMLMSMRSQIEAARALAYVTAAAHDAAHHHGDEAVRKANQAFYEYMVPVVKGWSTEISIDVASTGVQIHGGMGFIEETGAAQFYRDARILTIYEGTTAIQANDLIGRKTARDGGAVAKAIIAQVRATQTELASSGAADLVAIGKQLASGAEALEQVVNYVVDNLKSDIKGVFAGSVPYLKLAGIVLGGWQLGRAALVAQRKLAEGASDSGFYQAKIGTARFFAEHILSQAEAYRISVVEGSSGVMALTEDQF; via the coding sequence ATGAGTTATGTCGCCCCGTTGAAGGACATGCTGTTCGTACTGAACGAACTAGCTGGCCTGGAGCAGGTCAGCACGCTGCCCGGTTGCGAAGACGCGACCCCGGAAACCGTGGAAGCAGTGTTGCAAGAGAACGCCAAGTTTTGCAGTGAAGTGGTGGCGCCGTTGAACCGTAGCGGCGACCAGGAGCCAAGCTATTGGCACGATGGCGAAGTTACTACCAGCAAGGGTTTCAAGGAAGCCTTCAAGGCGTTTGCCGAAGCTGGCTGGCAGGGGGTGCAGCACCCGGTCGAATTCGGCGGCCAGGGTTTGCCGAAGCTGGTGGCGACGCCCTGCATCGAGATGCTGAATGCCGCCAATCTGTCCTTTGCCCTGTGCCCGCTGCTGAGCGACGGCGCGATCGAAGCACTGCTGACGGCCGGCAGCGACGAGCAAAAACGCATCTACCTGGAAAACCTGGTATCCGGCAAATGGACCGGCACCATGAACCTGACCGAGCCGCAAGCCGGCTCCGACCTGGCGCTGGTGCGCACCCGCGCCGTGCCGCAGGACGACGGTACGTTCAAGATTTCCGGCACCAAGATTTTCATCACCTACGGTGAACACGATATGGCTGAAAATATCGTCCACCTGGTGCTGGCGCGCACACCGAATGCGCCGGAAGGCGTGAAGGGCATTTCGCTGTTCATCGTGCCGAAATTCATGGTCAACGCCGACGGTACGCCGGGCGCGCGCAACGACGTCCATTGCGTCTCGCTGGAACACAAGCTGGGGATCAAGGCCAGCCCGACCGCGGTGCTGCAGTTCGGCGACCATGGCGGTGCGGTCGGCACCCTGGTCGGCCAGGAAAACCGCGGCCTCGAATACATGTTCATCATGATGAACGCGGCGCGTTTTGCGGTTGGCTTGCAAGGCATCAGCGTGGCAGAGCGGGCTTATCAGAAGGCCGTGGCTTACGCCAAGGACCGGGTGCAGTCGCGCGATCTGGCCGGTTCGGCCGGCGCCGTCACCATTATCCATCAGCCGGATGTGCGGCGGATGCTGATGAGCATGCGCTCGCAGATCGAAGCGGCGCGCGCGCTGGCCTACGTCACCGCGGCGGCGCACGATGCCGCCCATCACCACGGCGACGAAGCAGTCCGCAAAGCCAACCAGGCGTTCTATGAATACATGGTGCCGGTGGTCAAAGGCTGGTCGACCGAGATCTCTATCGATGTGGCTTCCACCGGCGTGCAGATCCATGGCGGCATGGGCTTTATCGAAGAGACCGGCGCTGCGCAGTTCTATCGCGACGCCCGCATCCTGACGATTTACGAAGGCACCACGGCGATCCAGGCCAACGACCTGATCGGCCGCAAGACCGCGCGCGACGGCGGCGCTGTCGCCAAGGCGATCATCGCCCAAGTGCGCGCCACCCAGACTGAGTTGGCGAGCAGTGGTGCGGCCGACTTGGTGGCTATCGGCAAGCAGCTGGCCAGCGGCGCCGAGGCGCTGGAGCAGGTGGTCAACTATGTGGTTGATAATCTGAAGAGCGATATCAAGGGTGTGTTTGCCGGCAGCGTGCCGTATTTGAAGTTGGCCGGCATCGTGCTGGGCGGCTGGCAGCTCGGCCGCGCGGCGCTGGTGGCGCAGCGCAAGCTGGCAGAAGGTGCAAGCGACAGCGGCTTCTACCAGGCCAAGATCGGCACGGCGCGTTTCTTTGCCGAGCATATCCTGTCACAGGCTGAGGCTTACCGCATCTCGGTAGTCGAAGGCAGCAGTGGCGTGATGGCGCTGACGGAAGATCAGTTCTGA
- a CDS encoding electron transfer flavoprotein subunit alpha/FixB family protein codes for MTALVIAEHDNASLKGSTLNTVTAASQCGGDVHVLIAGSNCGAAAQAAAQLAGVSKVLVADAAYFADGLAENVAEQVLALASAYSHILAPATAYGKNILPRVAAKLDVGQISEITKVDSPDTFERPIYAGNAIATVQSSDAVKVITVRTTGFDAAAGGGSAAVENIAAAADFGKSAFVSRELAKSDRPELTAAKIIVSGGRGMGSAENFKILEPLADKLNAAMGASRAAVDAGFVPNDWQVGQTGKIVAPQLYIAVGISGAIQHLAGMKDSKVIVAINKDEEAPIFSVADYGIVGDLFEIVPQLVAELG; via the coding sequence ATGACAGCCTTAGTCATCGCCGAACACGATAATGCCTCGTTAAAAGGCAGCACACTCAACACCGTTACCGCCGCCAGCCAATGCGGCGGCGACGTTCACGTACTGATTGCCGGCAGCAACTGCGGCGCAGCGGCGCAAGCGGCAGCCCAGCTGGCTGGCGTCAGCAAAGTACTGGTGGCCGATGCCGCCTATTTCGCCGACGGCCTGGCGGAAAACGTCGCCGAGCAGGTGCTGGCGCTGGCGTCGGCCTACAGCCACATCCTGGCGCCGGCTACCGCCTACGGCAAGAACATCTTGCCGCGCGTTGCCGCCAAGCTGGACGTCGGCCAGATTTCCGAAATCACCAAGGTCGACAGCCCTGACACTTTTGAGCGTCCGATCTATGCCGGCAACGCCATCGCCACCGTGCAATCGAGCGATGCCGTGAAAGTCATCACCGTCCGCACCACTGGTTTCGACGCCGCTGCCGGCGGCGGTTCCGCTGCCGTGGAAAACATTGCCGCTGCTGCCGACTTCGGCAAATCGGCCTTCGTCTCGCGCGAGCTGGCCAAGTCGGACCGTCCTGAGCTGACCGCCGCCAAGATCATCGTTTCCGGCGGCCGCGGCATGGGCTCGGCGGAAAACTTCAAGATCCTGGAGCCGCTGGCCGACAAGCTCAACGCAGCGATGGGCGCATCGCGCGCCGCGGTCGACGCCGGCTTTGTGCCGAACGACTGGCAGGTCGGCCAGACCGGCAAGATCGTCGCGCCGCAGCTGTACATCGCCGTCGGTATTTCCGGCGCGATCCAGCATTTGGCCGGGATGAAGGATTCCAAGGTCATCGTCGCCATCAACAAGGATGAAGAAGCACCGATTTTCTCGGTGGCGGATTACGGCATTGTCGGCGACCTGTTCGAGATCGTGCCGCAACTGGTGGCCGAACTGGGCTAA